A window of Cohnella herbarum contains these coding sequences:
- a CDS encoding HEAT repeat domain-containing protein: MIRSLFVILIGAFLITGCSNTNSDRSALPSAVESGVGSVDAYWDEVAKQGLMMSPFVDPEPPMEYVRIGLNHDNPDVRWFCAYELLKYPSGIDQETRNTLERLTKDESEVVRKAASFTMAVLQEKFEDERFQLSPANNQAAFHLYRESRYNDGGLWIAEDGRLERLAKLDGSIAQIAYSPDGNRIGADYGGRTWGSLAIVDLESRKVELPEIISAILADKRNGYDVDPQKADRFDPYVRLIEWSPDSTRYLVSYEFSGGPDQYDYGWAVCEAEGNTVVEVYKSSQDTRDSKPEGFTWSNG, from the coding sequence ATGATTCGAAGCTTGTTCGTAATACTGATCGGGGCTTTCCTAATTACGGGATGTTCGAACACGAATTCAGATCGATCGGCTTTGCCTTCAGCCGTCGAAAGCGGAGTAGGCAGCGTGGATGCTTATTGGGATGAAGTCGCCAAACAAGGGCTAATGATGTCCCCTTTTGTTGATCCGGAACCTCCAATGGAGTACGTTCGAATAGGGCTAAATCATGATAATCCCGACGTTAGATGGTTCTGCGCCTATGAACTGCTGAAATATCCTTCGGGGATCGATCAAGAAACTCGGAATACGCTCGAACGGCTGACGAAGGACGAATCGGAAGTCGTACGTAAAGCCGCTTCGTTCACGATGGCGGTTCTCCAGGAAAAGTTTGAAGATGAGCGTTTTCAACTTTCCCCAGCAAACAACCAAGCTGCTTTTCACCTTTACCGGGAATCGAGGTACAACGATGGGGGCTTATGGATCGCGGAAGACGGCCGACTGGAGAGGCTTGCTAAGCTAGACGGAAGTATCGCGCAAATCGCTTATTCTCCTGACGGAAATCGGATCGGAGCGGATTACGGAGGCAGAACTTGGGGATCGCTAGCGATTGTCGATCTGGAGTCCCGCAAAGTCGAATTGCCCGAGATCATCAGCGCTATTCTTGCGGACAAGAGGAACGGGTACGATGTCGATCCGCAGAAGGCGGATCGATTCGACCCGTATGTCAGGCTGATCGAATGGAGCCCGGATAGTACCCGTTACTTGGTTTCCTATGAGTTCAGCGGAGGACCTGATCAGTATGACTACGGTTGGGCCGTTTGCGAAGCCGAAGGAAATACGGTAGTAGAAGTCTATAAGTCGTCGCAGGATACCCGCGATAGCAAGCCTGAAGGTTTTACATGGTCTAACGGATAA